The following are from one region of the Nicotiana tabacum cultivar K326 chromosome 3, ASM71507v2, whole genome shotgun sequence genome:
- the LOC107763703 gene encoding universal stress protein PHOS32-like, giving the protein MASPKKPPAESDRPPTAIMHQPASPRFPSGIPTSRANRKIAIAVDLSDESAYAVKWAVQNYLRPGDAVILLHVRPTSVLYGADWGAIDVSVDTTNEESQQKLEDDFDNFTTTKANDLAQPLVEGNIPFKIHIVKDHDMKERLCLEVERLGLSAVIMGSRGFGASRRSIKGGRLGSVSDYCVHHCVCPVVVVRYPDDKDGVAAADANEGSVIKETDGVLHPVPEDEPIYHDAEDKAADLEKAS; this is encoded by the exons ATGGCATCACCAAAAAAGCCACCGGCAGAATCCGACCGACCACCGACGGCGATCATGCACCAACCTGCATCCCCACGTTTCCCTTCCGGAATACCCACTTCACGCGCCAATCGGAAGATCGCTATCGCCGTCGATCTTAGCGACGAAAGCGCTTACGCCGTCAAATGGGCCGTCCAAAATTACCTCCGACCAGGTGACGCCGTCATTCTCCTCCACGTCCGTCCTACTTCCGTCCTCTACGGCGCTGATTGGGGTGCTATAGATGTCTCCGTCGACACTACAAATGAAGAATCACAGCAGAAATTAGAAGATGATTTTGATAACTTCACAACTACAAAAGCTAATGATTTAGCACAGCCACTCGTTGAAGGGAATATACCGTTCAAGATTCATATAGTGAAGGATCATGATATGAAAGAAAGGCTGTGTCTTGAAGTAGAGAGGTTGGGTTTGAGTGCAGTGATAATGGGGAGTAGAGGGTTTGGTGCTTCGAGGCGTAGCATAAAAGGAGGGAGGCTCGGTAGTGTGAGCGATTATTGTGTGCATCATTGTGTTTGccctgttgttgttgttagataTCCTGATGATAAAGATGGGGTTGCTGCTGCTGATGCAAATGAAGGTTCAGTTATAAAAGAGACAGATGGGGTTCTTCACCCTGTACCCGAGGATGAACCAATATACCATGATGCCGAGGATAAAGCTGCAG ATTTGGAGAAGGCTTCTTGA
- the LOC107763696 gene encoding uncharacterized protein LOC107763696: protein MKKCELCNSIARVYCESDQASLCWDCDARVHAANFLVAKHSRNLLCNSCQSLTPWTGSGSKLGPTVSVCQTCFHKNNDGADHDLDHNDTDEEEDDDEDDDGSSDEDDGDNQVVPLSFSTTDQPRPPSLASSSSSSSEESTSRFYRRRVVGVSNSSIGFSPNRTDENVRSHFRGISRPEEKVKKSSWTWR, encoded by the exons ATGAAGAAATGTGAGTTATGCAATAGTATAGCAAGAGTTTACTGTGAATCAGATCAAGCCAGTCTTTGTTGGGATTGTGATGCCAGAGTTCACGCAGCTAATTTCCTTGTGGCTAAGCATTCAAGAAATCTTCTCTGCAATTCTTGCCAATCACTTACCCCATGGACTGGCTCTGGCTCTAAACTTGGTCCTACTGTTTCTGTTTGCCAGACATGTTTTCACAAAAATAATGATGGGGCAGATCATGATCTTGATCATAATGAtacagatgaagaagaagatgatgatgaagatgatgacgGAAGCAGTGACGAAGATGATGGTGATAATCAAGTGGTTCCTTTGTCTTTTTCAACTACTGATCAGCCTCGTCCTCCGTCATTGgcgtcaagttcttcttcaagtAGTGAAGAGTCTACTAGCAGATTTTATAGGAGAAGAGTAGTTGGTGTCTCCAATTCAAGTATTGGGTTTTCACCAAACAGAACAGATGAAAATGTTCGATCCCATTTTCGT GGAATTTCAAGACCTGAAGAGAAGGTAAAGAAGAGTTCATGGACATGGAGATAA